The Methylorubrum populi genome contains a region encoding:
- a CDS encoding AMP-binding protein, whose product MPEPADSYEADLADFRWEIPERYNIAADVCDRWALTEPDRTALLVLGPDDRPEPVSYGRLRADSLRLAAALLARGIGPGDRVALLLPQSAAAAVTHFAAYRLGAIALPLAGLFGEAALRHRLVDSGTRAVVTDAAGLAKLERLRADLPDLVTILSVDGASGPAEDFFAVLASEAEEFATRATGPDDPALMIYTSGTTGLAKGALHGHRVLLGHLPGWTLMHGFPAQGTGLMWTPADWAWAGGLLNVLMPSLRLGMPVVAQGPGRFEPETAFRRMADLGITHAFLPPTALRMLRGIADPRERFDLSRLRNVASAGEALGAETFEWAREALGLTIGEAYGQTECNLVLASCGRLGAKAGATGRPVPGHRVAVLREDGTEAATDETGEIAVRAPDPVLFLGYWRQPEATEKKFRDGWWMTGDRARRDAEGYVRFVGREDDLITSAAYRIGPAEIESCLCAHPAVALAAAVGMPDPLRTEVVKAFVTLRAGFSPSEALAAEILAFAKARLSAHEVPRALAFRETLPMTTSGKIIRRQLRDGG is encoded by the coding sequence GTGCCGGAGCCGGCCGACAGCTACGAAGCCGACCTCGCGGATTTCCGCTGGGAGATCCCGGAGCGCTACAACATCGCGGCCGACGTCTGCGACCGCTGGGCGCTCACCGAGCCCGATCGCACGGCGCTGCTGGTGCTCGGGCCGGACGACCGTCCCGAGCCGGTGAGCTACGGCCGCCTGCGGGCGGACTCGCTGCGGCTCGCCGCGGCGCTCCTCGCCCGCGGCATCGGGCCGGGCGACCGGGTGGCCCTGCTGCTGCCGCAATCGGCGGCGGCGGCGGTCACCCACTTCGCCGCCTACCGGCTCGGCGCGATCGCGCTCCCGCTCGCCGGCCTGTTCGGCGAGGCGGCCCTGCGCCACCGCCTCGTCGATTCCGGGACCCGGGCCGTCGTCACCGATGCGGCGGGTTTGGCCAAGCTGGAGCGGCTGCGCGCCGACCTGCCGGACCTCGTCACGATCCTGTCGGTCGACGGCGCCTCCGGCCCGGCGGAGGATTTCTTCGCGGTGCTCGCCTCCGAGGCGGAAGAATTCGCGACGCGGGCGACCGGGCCCGACGATCCGGCGCTGATGATCTACACCTCCGGCACCACCGGCCTCGCCAAGGGGGCGCTGCACGGCCACCGGGTGCTGCTCGGTCATCTGCCGGGCTGGACCCTGATGCACGGCTTTCCCGCGCAAGGAACCGGGCTGATGTGGACGCCGGCCGACTGGGCCTGGGCCGGCGGCCTGCTCAACGTGCTGATGCCGTCCCTGCGCCTCGGCATGCCCGTGGTGGCGCAGGGTCCGGGCCGGTTCGAGCCGGAGACGGCGTTCCGGCGGATGGCGGATCTCGGCATCACCCACGCCTTCCTGCCGCCGACCGCCCTGCGGATGCTGCGCGGAATCGCCGACCCGCGCGAAAGGTTCGATCTCTCGCGCCTGCGCAACGTCGCCTCGGCCGGCGAGGCGCTCGGAGCGGAGACCTTCGAATGGGCAAGGGAGGCGCTCGGCCTCACCATCGGCGAGGCCTACGGCCAGACCGAGTGCAACCTCGTCCTCGCCTCCTGCGGGCGGCTCGGCGCGAAGGCCGGTGCCACGGGCAGGCCGGTGCCGGGTCACCGGGTCGCGGTGCTGCGCGAGGACGGGACCGAGGCGGCCACGGACGAGACCGGCGAGATCGCCGTGCGCGCGCCCGACCCGGTGCTGTTCCTCGGCTACTGGCGCCAGCCGGAGGCGACCGAGAAAAAATTTCGCGACGGCTGGTGGATGACCGGCGACCGGGCGCGGCGCGACGCCGAGGGCTACGTCCGCTTCGTCGGCCGCGAGGACGACCTCATCACCTCGGCGGCCTACCGGATCGGCCCGGCGGAGATCGAGTCCTGCCTCTGCGCCCATCCGGCGGTGGCGCTGGCCGCCGCCGTCGGCATGCCCGACCCGCTGCGCACCGAGGTCGTGAAGGCCTTCGTCACCTTGCGTGCCGGTTTCTCGCCCTCCGAGGCGCTCGCCGCCGAGATCCTCGCCTTCGCCAAGGCCCGGCTGTCCGCCCACGAAGTGCCGCGCGCCCTCGCTTTTCGCGAAACCCTGCCGATGACGACGAGCGGCAAGATCATCCGCCGACAGTTGCGGGACGGGGGATGA
- the cls gene encoding cardiolipin synthase, with protein MEEVLTRWLGTTASLRTEIVAAIGLVISLGVSVHVLLRKRVVGAAIGWIGLAWLAPVFGSLLYVTFGINRVERRARRLKRRPSQAIDDTPQPSAHVPETYHALDRAVQAITGLPTVAGNRIEVFRNGDEAYPAMLAAIGEARRSVALSSYIFRDDAIGRAFCAALKAAQDRGAEVRVILDGIGSGYFFPAAWRRLRRLGVPAGLFMHSALPWRMPFLNLRTHKKLLILDGRTAFTGGVNISDGNRVSQKPDFPIRDTHFRIEGPVVEHLTQAFIADWLFVSDEELEGEAWLPPLAPAGDVIARVVTSGPDADIEKIATVILQVIACARESIRLTTPYFLPNDLVVNALCLAATRGIEIDVIIPAKSDHRFVDWATRGHIDPLLKSGVRIWIDTPPFDHSKAMVVDGQWCLIGSANWDSRSFRLNFELNVEVYDTDLARTLEGFITGKRQTRLTLGDLDARSLAQRLRDAAVRLLLPYL; from the coding sequence GTGGAAGAAGTCCTCACCCGATGGCTCGGCACGACGGCCTCCCTGCGGACCGAGATCGTCGCGGCCATCGGCCTCGTGATCTCGCTCGGCGTCAGCGTGCACGTGCTGCTGCGCAAGCGGGTGGTGGGCGCGGCGATCGGCTGGATCGGCCTCGCCTGGCTCGCCCCGGTCTTCGGCAGCCTCCTCTACGTCACCTTCGGCATCAACCGGGTCGAGCGGCGCGCCCGGCGTCTGAAGCGGCGCCCCTCGCAGGCGATCGACGACACGCCGCAGCCCTCCGCCCACGTGCCCGAGACCTACCACGCCCTCGACCGGGCGGTGCAGGCGATCACCGGCCTGCCGACGGTGGCGGGCAACCGGATCGAGGTCTTCCGCAACGGCGACGAGGCCTATCCGGCGATGCTGGCGGCGATCGGCGAAGCGCGCCGGAGCGTCGCCCTGTCGAGCTACATCTTCCGCGACGACGCGATCGGCCGGGCGTTCTGCGCGGCATTGAAGGCGGCGCAGGATCGGGGCGCCGAGGTGCGGGTGATCCTCGACGGCATCGGCAGCGGCTATTTCTTCCCGGCGGCGTGGCGGCGCCTGCGCCGGCTCGGCGTGCCGGCCGGGCTGTTCATGCATTCCGCGCTGCCCTGGCGGATGCCGTTCCTGAACCTGCGCACCCACAAGAAGCTGCTGATCCTCGACGGCCGCACCGCCTTCACCGGCGGCGTCAACATCTCCGACGGCAACCGCGTGTCGCAGAAACCGGACTTCCCGATCCGCGACACGCATTTCCGGATCGAGGGGCCGGTGGTCGAGCACCTGACCCAGGCCTTCATCGCCGACTGGCTGTTCGTCAGCGACGAGGAACTGGAGGGGGAGGCGTGGCTGCCGCCGCTGGCGCCGGCCGGCGACGTCATCGCCCGCGTCGTCACCTCCGGGCCGGATGCCGATATCGAGAAGATCGCCACCGTGATCCTCCAGGTCATCGCCTGCGCGAGGGAATCGATCCGGCTGACGACGCCCTACTTCCTGCCCAACGACCTCGTCGTGAACGCGCTCTGCCTCGCGGCGACGCGGGGCATCGAGATCGACGTGATCATCCCCGCCAAAAGCGATCACCGCTTCGTCGACTGGGCGACGCGCGGGCATATCGACCCGCTCCTGAAGAGCGGCGTGCGGATCTGGATCGACACGCCGCCCTTCGATCATTCGAAGGCGATGGTGGTCGACGGCCAATGGTGCCTCATCGGCAGCGCGAACTGGGATTCGCGCAGCTTCCGCCTGAACTTCGAGTTGAACGTCGAGGTCTACGACACGGACCTCGCCCGGACGCTCGAGGGCTTCATCACGGGGAAGCGGCAGACCCGTCTGACGCTGGGCGACCTCGACGCCCGCTCGCTCGCGCAGCGCCTGCGCGACGCAGCCGTCCGACTGCTTCTGCCATACCTCTGA
- a CDS encoding endonuclease/exonuclease/phosphatase family protein, whose product MLLRRPPPVTAEPGPNTKKIVSWNLLRRTGAAVDCLVALIERERPDLLLMQEATRDIAALTERVGGVYAWAQLPGRIHGPAMWSPTPWRKPPETVALPPGVLIDRVCQVLDTGDFGVANVHLSHGQVLNRRQLRRIEGHLPARAAVLGDYNIVGPALLPGFRDVGPRRPTHAMVDVLPLRLDRCLVRGLVCHARAVLPRGLSDHHPIVVHLSPAPGGAAVGRLRGMAEAVGRLRRAGAARASGRRGRPASDGSAASP is encoded by the coding sequence ATGCTCCTCCGACGTCCTCCTCCGGTCACCGCCGAACCGGGCCCGAACACGAAGAAGATCGTGAGCTGGAACCTGCTGCGCCGCACCGGCGCGGCGGTCGACTGCCTCGTGGCGCTGATCGAGCGGGAGCGGCCCGACCTGCTGCTGATGCAGGAGGCCACCAGGGACATCGCCGCGCTGACGGAACGGGTCGGCGGCGTCTACGCCTGGGCGCAACTGCCCGGCCGCATCCACGGGCCGGCGATGTGGAGCCCGACGCCCTGGCGCAAGCCCCCCGAGACCGTCGCCCTCCCCCCGGGTGTGCTGATCGACCGGGTCTGCCAGGTGCTCGATACCGGCGATTTCGGCGTCGCCAACGTCCATCTCTCGCATGGACAGGTCCTGAACCGGCGCCAGCTCCGGCGGATCGAGGGCCACCTGCCGGCCCGCGCGGCGGTGCTCGGCGACTACAACATCGTCGGTCCCGCCCTGCTGCCGGGCTTTCGCGATGTCGGCCCGCGGCGACCGACCCATGCCATGGTCGACGTGCTGCCGCTGCGGCTCGACCGCTGCCTCGTACGCGGGCTCGTCTGCCACGCGCGCGCGGTGCTGCCCCGCGGCCTGTCGGACCATCACCCGATCGTGGTGCATCTCTCGCCGGCGCCGGGGGGCGCCGCGGTCGGCCGGCTCAGAGGTATGGCAGAAGCAGTCGGACGGCTGCGTCGCGCAGGCGCTGCGCGAGCGAGCGGGCGTCGAGGTCGCCCAGCGTCAGACGGGTCTGCCGCTTCCCCGTGA
- a CDS encoding nitroreductase family protein, with the protein MTDETTRPTTRTPDHAIDPIFAERWSPRAFTGEAVPETELLRMVEAARWSPSAYNSQPWRFLYALRDTAEWQTFFDLLVPGNQKWAKDTGALVILVSNERMKVGDDLKPSISHSLDAGAASLAFALQANRQGWHVHGMTGFDRERAAAVLDVPEHHRVEAAYGVGRATPWAELGEEQRAKERPNARHPITDFAFRGGFPQREG; encoded by the coding sequence GTGACCGACGAGACGACCCGCCCGACCACCCGCACCCCCGACCACGCCATCGACCCGATCTTCGCCGAGCGCTGGTCGCCCCGCGCCTTCACCGGGGAGGCCGTACCGGAGACCGAACTGCTGCGGATGGTCGAGGCGGCGCGCTGGTCGCCCTCGGCCTACAACTCCCAGCCCTGGCGCTTCCTCTACGCCCTGCGCGACACGGCCGAATGGCAGACCTTCTTCGACCTTCTGGTGCCGGGCAACCAGAAATGGGCCAAGGACACCGGTGCGCTGGTCATCCTCGTGTCGAACGAGCGGATGAAGGTCGGCGACGACCTGAAGCCGTCCATCAGCCACTCGCTCGATGCCGGCGCCGCCTCGCTCGCCTTCGCGCTCCAGGCCAACCGGCAGGGCTGGCACGTCCACGGCATGACCGGCTTCGACCGGGAGCGTGCGGCCGCCGTGCTCGACGTGCCCGAGCATCACCGGGTCGAGGCCGCCTACGGGGTGGGGCGCGCCACGCCCTGGGCGGAACTGGGCGAGGAGCAGAGGGCCAAGGAGCGGCCGAACGCCCGCCACCCGATCACCGATTTCGCCTTCCGCGGCGGGTTTCCGCAGCGCGAAGGCTGA
- a CDS encoding enoyl-CoA hydratase: protein MTGSDRHLRDLLLLREDRDGVATLTLNRPGARNALSFDLLETLRGAFADLSGDESVRAVVLAAAGPVFCAGHDLKEMTGYRARSDRGAEKFEALFALCSAVMMAIPALPQPVIAAVEGVATAAGCQLVASCDLAVAGAAARFATPGVQIGLFCSTPMVALSRNLSRKAAMRMLLTAEMADAEEARRLGLVNDVAAAGGALAAAQALAAGIAARSPDTVRVGKRAFYEQLEMPLAEAYAHAGRVMTRNMLARAAEEGIDAFLHRKGHRKGR, encoded by the coding sequence ATGACCGGGTCCGATCGTCACCTGCGGGATCTCCTGCTGCTGCGCGAGGATCGCGACGGCGTCGCCACCCTGACGCTCAATCGGCCGGGCGCCCGCAACGCTCTCTCCTTCGATCTTCTCGAAACCCTGCGCGGCGCCTTCGCGGACCTGTCGGGCGACGAGAGCGTGCGCGCCGTCGTGCTGGCGGCCGCGGGACCGGTCTTCTGCGCCGGCCACGACCTCAAGGAGATGACCGGCTATCGGGCACGGAGCGACCGCGGCGCGGAAAAGTTCGAGGCGCTGTTCGCGCTGTGCTCGGCCGTGATGATGGCGATCCCCGCGCTGCCCCAGCCGGTGATCGCGGCGGTGGAGGGCGTCGCGACCGCGGCGGGCTGCCAACTCGTGGCCTCCTGCGACCTCGCGGTGGCGGGCGCGGCCGCGCGCTTCGCCACGCCCGGCGTGCAGATCGGCCTGTTCTGCTCGACGCCGATGGTGGCGCTCTCGCGCAACCTCTCGCGCAAGGCGGCGATGCGGATGCTGCTCACCGCCGAGATGGCCGATGCCGAGGAGGCCCGGCGCCTGGGCCTCGTCAACGACGTGGCGGCGGCCGGCGGGGCGCTGGCCGCCGCGCAGGCGCTCGCCGCAGGCATCGCCGCGCGCAGCCCCGACACCGTGCGCGTCGGCAAGCGGGCCTTCTACGAGCAGTTGGAGATGCCGCTGGCCGAGGCCTACGCCCATGCCGGCCGGGTGATGACGCGGAACATGCTGGCGCGGGCGGCGGAAGAAGGCATCGACGCCTTCCTTCATCGCAAGGGGCATCGCAAGGGGCGTTGA